The Aquipuribacter sp. SD81 DNA segment CCCGGGCGCGCCGGGCGGACGGGGGCCCTCGGGGGTGCGCCCGACCGGCAGCCGGCCGCCGCGCCGGCGGCCCGCGGGCGCCGGTGCGGGCGTCGCCGTCGTCCTCGTCATGGGCGCCGTCGTGGTCGGTGCCCTCGTGTACGGCCTCGACCGTCTCCGCGACCCCACCGTCGCCGCGCCCCAGCCCACCGTGACGCAGACCGTCCAGCCGTCCGCGGCGGAGCCGAGCCCCGAGCCCAGCGAGCCCGCGCCGAGCGAGCCGGAGCCGAGCGGGCCGGTGGAGCCGGAGTTCGTGAGCCCCGCGGGCGTCCAGCCGCTCGACCCGCTGGGCGACGGCGAGGAGAACGACCAGGAGGCCCCGCGCGCCATCGACGGCGACCCGTCGAGCGCGTGGACCACGCAGCGCTACAACTCGCAGGCCTTCGGCGGGCTCAAGGACGGCCTCGGCCTCGCCTTCGACCTCGGGGAGCCGCGGCTCGTGTCGGGGGTCAGCGTCGTCGCGCCCGGCAGCGACGGGGCCCTCGAGGTGCGGACCGCACCGGACGCGTCGTACGACGGCTCGGAGGTCGTCGGGACGCTCGGGACGGGCGGCGGCGAGCAGGTCGTCGAGCTCGACGAGCCCGTCGAGGCCCAGTTCGTCGTCCTGTGGTTCACGTCGCTGCCGGAGAACGAGGGCGACTGGCGCGCGCTCGTCAGCGAGGTCCAGGTGCAGGTCGCGCCGTGACCGCCGGCGGGAGCGACGCCGCCCTGCTCGACGCGCACCTCGCGGGTGACCCCGACGCGTTCGCCGAGCTGGTGCGCCGGCACCGGGACGTGCTGTGGGCCGTCGCCGTGCGCACCACGGGCAACCCCGCCGACGCGGAGGACGCGCTGCAGGAGGCGCTGGTCTCCGCCCTGCGCTCCGTCGAGCGCTTCGAGCGGCGGTCGGCGGTCCGCACGTGGCTGTACCGCATCGTCGTCAACGCGTCCCTGGACCGCCTGCGCCGCGCCGCCGCGCGACCCACCACCCCGCTGGACGAGCGGGTCGACCCCCCGTCCGGGGTCGACGAGCCGGCCCGCACCGCGGAGCGGCTCGACGTCGACGCCGCGCTGCGCACGCTGAGCCCCGGGCAGCGCGCCGCCGTCGTGCTCGTCCACATGCACGGGCTGTCGGTCGCCCAGGCGGCCGAGGTGCTCGAGCTGCCGGAGGGGACGGTCAAGTCGCGCTGCTCGCGCGGGCGCGCCCAGCTCGCCCGCGTGCTCCGGCCCGGCGGTGACGAGGAGCGCGCCGGTCCCGGCGACGACCACGCCGGCAGTGACGCGCACCACGCCGGGACGGGCGAGGGGAACCCGCGCGCCGACCACGACGTCCAACCCGGGACGCCTCCGACCGGGGGCGCGCGACCGCACGCGACGGGGACGGCAGGTGAGAACCGGTGAGCACGCACGACGACGACGCCTGGGTGGCCGAGCTGCTGGCCGCCGCGCCGCCGCCGGCCCTGCCGGACGACGTGGCCGCCCGCCTCGACCGCG contains these protein-coding regions:
- a CDS encoding discoidin domain-containing protein, with translation PGAPGGRGPSGVRPTGSRPPRRRPAGAGAGVAVVLVMGAVVVGALVYGLDRLRDPTVAAPQPTVTQTVQPSAAEPSPEPSEPAPSEPEPSGPVEPEFVSPAGVQPLDPLGDGEENDQEAPRAIDGDPSSAWTTQRYNSQAFGGLKDGLGLAFDLGEPRLVSGVSVVAPGSDGALEVRTAPDASYDGSEVVGTLGTGGGEQVVELDEPVEAQFVVLWFTSLPENEGDWRALVSEVQVQVAP
- the sigM gene encoding RNA polymerase sigma factor SigM, whose protein sequence is MTAGGSDAALLDAHLAGDPDAFAELVRRHRDVLWAVAVRTTGNPADAEDALQEALVSALRSVERFERRSAVRTWLYRIVVNASLDRLRRAAARPTTPLDERVDPPSGVDEPARTAERLDVDAALRTLSPGQRAAVVLVHMHGLSVAQAAEVLELPEGTVKSRCSRGRAQLARVLRPGGDEERAGPGDDHAGSDAHHAGTGEGNPRADHDVQPGTPPTGGARPHATGTAGENR